The Chryseobacterium wanjuense genome includes a window with the following:
- a CDS encoding SpoIIAA family protein: MITIIPEAPENVAAFNATGEVTKEDFENLVIPRVKEKIDQFNELNYLLYLDTDLDQFTMGAWLEDLLLGLKNLTKWNRTAIVTDKEGVQKFTDIFSVLMPGEFKSFPKENLYNALYWCENGNEVEA, translated from the coding sequence ATGATAACGATTATTCCAGAAGCTCCGGAAAATGTTGCTGCTTTCAACGCAACGGGAGAAGTAACGAAAGAAGATTTTGAAAACCTTGTAATTCCCAGAGTAAAGGAAAAAATAGATCAGTTCAATGAGCTGAATTATCTGCTGTATCTCGATACCGATCTGGATCAATTTACGATGGGCGCATGGCTGGAGGATTTGCTTTTAGGATTAAAAAACTTAACAAAGTGGAACAGAACCGCTATTGTTACAGACAAAGAAGGGGTACAGAAATTTACTGATATTTTCAGTGTTCTGATGCCCGGAGAATTCAAATCATTTCCGAAAGAAAATCTTTATAATGCACTGTATTGGTGCGAAAACGGAAATGAAGTGGAAGCTTAA
- a CDS encoding mannan-binding lectin, with the protein MSTFKINIIAGPLWSNDEAQKLGGRIAAAHLGKFTGQWSTIVEGEMSVIEVELNTQPTGSSEYTLNVLAGPIWSDEDAKAVCPSICASYGGTWNGQWTTVVEGKMSVCGCVFKF; encoded by the coding sequence ATGTCAACATTCAAAATTAACATCATTGCGGGACCACTTTGGAGCAATGACGAGGCACAAAAATTAGGCGGACGTATCGCTGCCGCACACTTAGGAAAATTCACAGGACAATGGAGCACCATTGTAGAAGGAGAAATGAGCGTCATCGAAGTTGAGCTGAATACTCAGCCGACAGGAAGCTCAGAGTATACTTTAAACGTTTTGGCCGGTCCGATCTGGAGCGACGAAGACGCAAAAGCTGTTTGCCCTTCTATCTGTGCATCTTACGGAGGTACTTGGAACGGACAATGGACAACAGTAGTAGAAGGCAAAATGAGCGTTTGCGGCTGTGTCTTTAAATTTTAA
- a CDS encoding MFS transporter, giving the protein MGIDKRIIPLAIGGLGIGTTEFTVMGLLPDVARSLQISIPEAGHLISAYALGVVIGAPILIGYSVKFPPKKVLMALMMIFTLFNALSAVAPDYTTMLIIRFLSGLPHGAFFGVGTVVAARMAGKGKEAFYISLMFTGLTIANLAMVPLVTYIGHTFHWRWYFVIVAVIGLLALLFLKLWLPVLETNQDTHFMEELKFLKRKQAWLVLMITAIGFGGLFTWFSYITPLMTVISGIKESQMAYVMILAGGGMVVGNLVGGYLSDRLSPEKTCALLLFLMMISLAGVFFLSEYQNIALALTFICGALSMSVAAPINIMMMKAAPKSEMMAAAFMQAAFNIANAMGAFLGGIPLEHGFSFNYPSLVGVGMTSIGLVIAVRYKYLYGSQTIDKEEIATECVSCDQ; this is encoded by the coding sequence ATACCGTTGGCGATAGGCGGTTTGGGAATAGGGACGACAGAGTTTACAGTGATGGGATTATTGCCGGATGTGGCAAGATCTCTGCAGATTTCGATTCCCGAAGCGGGGCATTTGATTTCTGCGTATGCTTTAGGTGTAGTGATCGGAGCGCCAATTCTTATTGGATATTCTGTGAAGTTTCCACCGAAAAAAGTTTTGATGGCATTGATGATGATTTTTACATTGTTTAATGCATTATCAGCTGTTGCACCGGATTATACAACCATGCTGATTATCAGATTTCTTTCCGGGCTTCCTCACGGAGCTTTTTTCGGAGTAGGAACTGTAGTAGCGGCGAGAATGGCCGGAAAAGGGAAGGAAGCATTTTATATTTCACTGATGTTCACCGGACTTACAATCGCTAATCTGGCGATGGTTCCTTTGGTGACATATATTGGGCATACTTTTCACTGGCGATGGTATTTTGTAATTGTTGCGGTGATCGGATTATTGGCTTTATTGTTTTTAAAACTCTGGCTTCCGGTGTTGGAAACCAATCAGGACACCCATTTTATGGAAGAATTGAAATTTCTGAAGAGAAAACAAGCCTGGCTGGTTCTGATGATTACGGCAATTGGTTTCGGTGGACTTTTCACATGGTTCAGTTACATTACCCCTTTAATGACGGTGATTTCAGGAATTAAAGAAAGTCAGATGGCTTATGTAATGATTCTTGCAGGAGGCGGAATGGTGGTGGGAAATCTGGTCGGAGGATATTTATCAGATCGTTTAAGCCCTGAAAAAACGTGTGCTTTATTGCTTTTTTTAATGATGATTTCTTTGGCAGGAGTATTTTTCCTTTCCGAATATCAAAATATTGCGTTGGCTCTTACCTTCATTTGCGGGGCATTATCGATGTCTGTGGCGGCACCAATCAATATTATGATGATGAAAGCGGCACCGAAAAGTGAAATGATGGCAGCGGCGTTTATGCAGGCGGCTTTTAATATTGCCAATGCGATGGGAGCTTTCTTAGGCGGAATTCCTTTGGAACACGGATTCTCATTTAATTATCCATCGCTTGTAGGAGTGGGAATGACTTCCATAGGTCTTGTTATTGCCGTGAGATATAAATATTTATACGGTTCGCAAACGATTGATAAAGAAGAAATTGCAACAGAATGTGTTTCTTGTGACCAATAA